In Pyrus communis chromosome 8, drPyrComm1.1, whole genome shotgun sequence, one genomic interval encodes:
- the LOC137743860 gene encoding phenylalanine N-monooxygenase CYP79D16-like: METNVGLLSLCLLVAFIRFLIKRFWHQSDNKNDSKVFKPNYPLPPTPKCLKPWPIVGNLPELLANKPTFRWIHKMMDEMNTEIACIRLGNTNVIPITCPQLSREILKKQDAIFASRPLSISTFLITKGYKTAVMVPFGEQWKKMRKVIASELLTPMRHKWLTDKRVKEADHIIKYVYNQCNNNEGGGIVNLRLATQHYCANVIKKMVLNKRYFGEEMEDGGPGLEEQKYLENVFTMLNYIYSFSASDYIPCLRGLDLDGHEKIIKDAIRDTRKYQDPLIEGRVREHQKFGNNKEAHDLLDILISLKDKNGEPLLSLEEIKAQVNELIMAAVDNPSNAAEWAIAEMINQPELFEKATQELDAVIGKNRQVQESDLSQLNFVKACAREAFRLHPVAPFNVPHVSMADTTVGDYLIPKGSHVLLSRVGLGRNPKVWDEPLKFKPERHLKDDGSGVVLTESELRFISFSTGMRGCVAGTLGTAMTVMLFARLLHGFTWHVPPTESSIELTESTNDLLLAKPLLAYAKPRLPAHVYQTK; this comes from the exons ATGGAAACCAACGTTGGCCTTCTCTCATTGTGCTTGCTAGTCGCCTTCATTCGTTTTCTGATCAAACGTTTTTGGCATCAAAGCGATAATAAAAACGATAGCAAAGTATTCAAGCCAAACTATCCACTTCCTCCCACTCCAAAATGCCTAAAACCATGGCCTATTGTCGGCAACCTCCCCGAATTGCTGGCTAACAAGCCCACATTCCGGTGGATACACAAGATGATGGACGAAATGAACACCGAAATTGCATGCATCCGTCTTGGGAACACGAATGTGATTCCCATCACTTGCCCTCAACTCAGCCGCGAAATCTTAAAGAAGCAAGACGCAATCTTTGCATCACGTCCGCTTAGCATTTCCACTTTTCTTATCACCAAGGGGTACAAAACTGCTGTTATGGTGCCCTTCGGAGAACAATGGAAGAAAATGAGGAAGGTAATAGCGAGCGAATTGCTTACTCCAATGAGGCACAAGTGGCTCACGGACAAAAGGGTTAAAGAGGCCGATCACATCATCAAGTATGTGTACAACCAGTGCAACAACAATGAAGGTGGTGGCATTGTAAATTTGAGACTTGCCACTCAACATTATTGTGCAAATGTGATTAAGAAAATGGTTCTCAACAAGAGGTACTTTGGGGAGGAAATGGAGGATGGTGGGCCTGGTTTGGAGGAACAAAAGTATTTAGAAAATGTATTTACAATGCTTAACTACATCTATTCATTTTCTGCATCCGATTACATTCCATGCTTGAGAGGGCTTGACTTGGATGGCCATGAGAAGATTATCAAGGATGCCATAAGAGATACAAGAAAATACCAAGACCCCTTAATCGAAGGGAGGGTTCGTGAACATCAGAAATTTGGCAATAACAAGGAGGCACACGACTTGCTTGACATTCTTATCTCTCTGAAAGATAAGAATGGCGAACCCTTACTGTCTCTGGAAGAAATCAAAGCTCAAGTCAAT GAACTAATAATGGCAGCAGTGGACAATCCCTCAAATGCTGCTGAATGGGCAATTGCAGAGATGATAAATCAACCTGAACTCTTTGAGAAAGCAACACAAGAACTCGATGCTGTGATCGGAAAGAACAGACAAGTTCAAGAGTCGGATTTGTCGCAGCTCAACTTCGTAAAGGCCTGCGCCAGAGAAGCCTTCCGCCTCCACCCGGTGGCACCGTTCAATGTGCCTCACGTGTCTATGGCCGACACAACCGTCGGAGATTACTTGATCCCCAAGGGTAGCCACGTGCTTCTCAGCCGAGTCGGACTCGGCCGCAACCCTAAAGTTTGGGACGAGCCTCTCAAGTTCAAGCCAGAGCGGCACCTCAAGGACGACGGGTCAGGGGTAGTGCTCACCGAGTCGGAGTTGCGGTTCATTTCGTTCAGCACTGGGATGCGGGGCTGCGTAGCGGGTACACTCGGCACTGCCATGACCGTAATGCTGTTTGCTAGGCTTCTTCATGGGTTTACATGGCACGTGCCACCCACTGAGTCAAGCATCGAACTCACCGAGTCAACTAACGATCTCTTACTCGCGAAGCCATTGCTTGCATATGCAAAGCCACGTTTACCTGCTCATGTTTACCAAACGAAATGA
- the LOC137743289 gene encoding U2 small nuclear ribonucleoprotein B''-like: MLSGDIPPNQTIYIKNLNEKIKKEELKRSLYCLFSQYGRILDVVALKTPRLRGQAWVAFLEVASASNAVRQMQNFPFYDKPMRIQYAKTKSDCIAEAEGTLAPKEKKRKQEDKAERKRRGDEGQQPATETGAAAENGGRTAPSRHGNSNAQEAAAPNNILFIENLPHETTSDMLELLFKQFAGFREVRMIDAKPGIAFVEYEDDIQSSIAMQALQGFKVTPQNAVAITFAKK, encoded by the exons ATGCTTTCAGGGGACATTCCACCGAACCAAACCATATACATTAAGAACCTCAATGAGAAAATCAAAAAAGAAG AATTGAAGAGGTCCCTCTATTGCTTATTCTCTCAATATGGAAGGATTTTGGATGTTGTTGCCTTGAAGACACCCAGGCTTCGGGGGCAAGCATGGGTTGCATTTCTAGAAGTGGCTTCTGCTAGTAATGCTGTACGGCAGATGCAAAACTTTCCGTTTTATGATAAACCCATG CGGATTCAATATGCCAAAACAAAGTCAGATTGCATTGCTGAAGCAGAAGGAACCTTAgctccaaaagaaaagaaaaggaagcagGAAGACAAAG CTGAAAGAAAGCGGCGAGGTGATGAAGGGCAACAACCTGCTACCGAAACTGGTGCAGCTGCTGAAAATGGAGGCAGAACG GCCCCATCCCGCCATGGTAACTCAAATGCACAGGAAGCAGCAGCTCCGAACAATATTCTGTTCATTGAGAATTTGCCCCACGAAACCACTAGCGATATGCTCGAACTGCTCTTCAAACAGTTTGCAGGGTTTAGGGAAGTCAGGATGATTGATGCAAAGCCAGGCATCGCCTTTGTAGAGTATGAAGATGACATTCAGTCATCGATCGCCATGCAGGCCCTTCAAGGCTTCAAAGTCACCCCTCAAAACGCTGTTGCCATCACTTTTGCCAAGAAGTAA
- the LOC137743001 gene encoding F-box/LRR-repeat protein 3-like produces MKKLSPTAAMNNPFDFFIDEIIHAVLDHLDDDPFTRKSFSLVCKSFYLLERLHRKSLKPLRSELLHRVLHRYPSISHLDLSCCPRVNDPLLASLSASWKSTLRSINLSRSRHFTATGLRRLTENCSFLVEIDLSNGTELTDAAAEAVAEAKNLERLMLARCKLITDIGIGCVAVGCRKLRLLCLRWCIRVTDLGVGFIAMKCKELRSLDLSCLPITEKCLPPILQLQHLEDLVLEGCLGIDDEGLATLNHSCKSLKTLNLSKCQNISHVGLSSLTNGAEHLKQLVLAYGPAVTTDLGKCLLNYSRLKSIRLDGCLVTCSATKAIGSWCASLTELSLSKCSGVTDECVSFLVQSHRELLKLDITCCRKITYASIDCITRSCTSLTSLRMESCSLVSEDAFLLIGQRCQFLEELDATDNEINNEGLKYISRCSKLRSLKLGICLNITDDGLTHVGSGCPKLKELDLYRSTGITDAGIAKIACGCPAMEMINIAYNDKITDSSLISLSQCLRLRILEIRGCPRVSTVGLSTIARACRELEVLDIKKCIDINDNAMFALGQFCQNLRQINLSYCSVTDAGLLSLANTNRLQNITILHLAGLTQNGLAAALLACGGLTKVKLHTSFKPLLPKYIFEHMEGRGCAFHWRDKAFQVEIDPNGWQLHVGKTP; encoded by the exons ATGAAAAAGCTCAGCCCCACCGCCGCCATGAACAACCCATTCGATTTCTTCATCGACGAGATCATCCACGCCGTCCTCGACCACCTAGACGACGACCCATTTACTAGAAAGTCCTTCTCTCTCGTCTGCAAGTCCTTCTACCTCCTCGAGCGCCTCCACCGCAAATCCCTCAAGCCCCTCCGCTCCGAGCTGCTCCACAGAGTCCTCCACCGCTACCCTTCGATTTCCCACCTCGATCTCTCCTGCTGTCCACGCGTCAACGACCCCTTACTCGCCTCACTCTCTGCTTCCTGGAAGTCCACTCTCCGTTCGATCAATCTCTCGCGCTCCAGACACTTCACAGCCACTGGGCTGCGTAGGTTGACGGAGAACTGTTCTTTTTTGGTGGAAATTGACTTGTCGAACGGCACTGAGTTGACTGACGCGGCGGCAGAGGCTGTGGCGGAGGCCAAAAACTTGGAGAGGTTGATGCTGGCGAGGTGTAAGTTGATTACGGATATCGGGATTGGTTGTGTGGCTGTTGGGTGTAGAAAGCTGAGATTGCTCTGCTTGAGATGGTGCATACGTGTCACTGATCTGGGCGTTGGATTTATCGCTATGAAATGCAAGGAGCTTCGGAGCTTGGATCTCTCTTGCTTGCCG ATCACAGAAAAATGTCTTCCACCTATCCTGCAACTACAACATCTTGAAGATTTGGTTCTTGAAGGATGCCTTGGAATTGATGATGAAGGCCTTGcaacacttaaccatagttgCAAGTCCCTCAAG ACGCTTAATTTGTCGAAATGTCAGAATATCAGTCACGTGGGTTTGTCTTCTCTGACAAATGGTGCTGAACACCTGAAGCAGCTTGTCTTAGCATATGGTCCTGCG GTCACCACTGACTTGGGAAAATGCCTACTTAATTATTCGAGGTTGAAATCAATTAGACTAGATGGCTGTTTGGTCACATGTTCTGCGACAAAAGCCATTGGAAGTTGGTGTGCCTCACTGACTGAGCTGAGCTTAAGTAAGTGCTCGGGAGTGACGGATGAGTGTGTCTCATTCCTTGTGCAATCCCATAGAGAGTTACTGAAATTAGACATCACCTGCTGCCGCAAAATAACTTATGCCTCTATAGACTGCATAACAAGATCATGCACCTCCCTCACTTCCCTCAGGATGGAATCGTGTAGCCTTGTTTCTGAAGACGCTTTTCTCTTGATTGGACAGCGTTGCCAATTCTTGGAGGAATTGGATGCCACGGACAACGAAATCAACAATGAAG GCTTAAAGTATATCTCAAGATGTTCCAAACTTCGTAGTCTAAAGCTGGGGATCTGCTTGAACATTACTGATGATGGACTTACACATGTTGGAAGTGGATGTCCAAAGCTTAAAGAGCTCGATTTGTACAG GTCCACGGGAATAACTGATGCCGGCATTGCAAAAATTGCCTGTGGATGTCCTGCAATGGAGATGATTAACATTGCATATAACGATAAAATTACAGATTCTTCATTAATATCATTGTCACAGTGTTTGAGGTTAAGGATACTTGAAATTCGAGGATGTCCTCGTGTCTCGACAGTGGGTCTTTCAACTATTGCAAGGGCATGCAGGGAACTTGAAGTTCTAGACATAAAAAAGTGCATCGACATCAATGATAACGCAATGTTTGCGCTTGGTCAATTTTGCCAAAACCTCAGACAG ATAAACTTGTCATATTGTTCAGTCACCGATGCTGGACTCTTATCTCTTGCGAACACCAACCGCCTACAGAACATTACTATTTTACACTTGGCGGGATTGACTCAGAACGGCCTTGCTGCTGCTCTATTGGCATGTGGAGGCCTAACAAAAGTAAAGCTCCACACATCCTTCAAACCATTGCTTCCTAAATATATTTTTGAGCACATGGAAGGCCGCGGTTGTGCGTTTCACTGGAGGGACAAGGCATTCCAG GTGGAAATAGATCCAAATGGATGGCAACTGCATGTTGGAAAGACCCCCTGA